A stretch of Thermithiobacillus tepidarius DSM 3134 DNA encodes these proteins:
- a CDS encoding HlyD family type I secretion periplasmic adaptor subunit gives MPSLKSFAQHATTDYRAFHPPLIRLQHSAPNPVGRRVLWALLILLAFLLGWAVLGRLDIVAVADGKLVPASYLKIVQPSEAGIVKEILVREGDRVRAGQTLMRMDALSTEADLEAVAAEHNRKRLSLRRIDAELAGQPFIPEASDPAALVREVAAQYQANRAALAAALAEERSRLAKAQQESAAARQQKTRLEAVLPYYRKQEKAFEQLAEKEFAGQLAVSEKRRERIEKEQELATQEHLIASAQASIEQSHKKLRQIEADYLRQLHAERNETQAQFDKLTQELAKQRHRRALMELKAPQDGVIKDLATHTAGTVVQPGTVLASLVPQQERLKAEVWVSNEDIGFVRRGQTVKLKFAAYPFQKYGMGQGTVEHVSADAQNEEEARDAGLAAPGQRPLRYKALVAMSASALEMEGRRYPLAVGMQTTAEILLGDRSVVEYLLSPVQKAWHDAGRER, from the coding sequence ATGCCTTCATTGAAGTCTTTTGCGCAGCACGCCACGACCGATTACCGGGCCTTTCATCCGCCGCTCATCCGCCTGCAGCATAGCGCGCCCAACCCCGTAGGAAGGCGCGTGCTGTGGGCGCTGCTGATATTGCTCGCCTTTCTCCTGGGGTGGGCCGTGCTCGGGCGGCTGGACATCGTGGCCGTGGCCGACGGCAAGCTGGTGCCCGCCAGCTATCTCAAGATCGTGCAGCCGTCGGAGGCCGGAATCGTCAAGGAAATCCTGGTGCGCGAGGGCGACCGGGTGCGCGCGGGGCAAACTCTGATGCGCATGGATGCCTTGAGCACGGAGGCCGACCTGGAGGCTGTCGCCGCCGAACACAACCGCAAGCGGCTGTCGCTCAGGCGTATCGACGCTGAACTCGCCGGGCAACCTTTCATACCGGAAGCCAGCGATCCCGCGGCGCTCGTGCGCGAAGTGGCGGCGCAGTACCAAGCCAACCGTGCTGCGCTTGCCGCCGCCTTGGCGGAAGAGCGCAGCCGCCTGGCCAAGGCGCAGCAGGAATCAGCCGCGGCCCGTCAGCAAAAGACGCGCCTGGAAGCCGTGCTGCCTTATTACCGCAAGCAGGAGAAAGCCTTCGAGCAACTGGCGGAGAAGGAGTTCGCCGGGCAGTTGGCGGTAAGCGAAAAACGGCGCGAGCGCATCGAGAAGGAGCAGGAGCTGGCCACCCAGGAGCATCTGATTGCCTCGGCCCAGGCCAGCATCGAACAGTCGCACAAGAAGCTGCGGCAAATCGAAGCGGACTATCTGCGCCAGCTTCACGCCGAGCGCAACGAAACGCAGGCACAGTTCGACAAGCTGACCCAGGAACTGGCAAAGCAGCGGCACCGCCGCGCCCTCATGGAACTCAAGGCCCCGCAGGATGGCGTCATCAAGGATCTGGCCACCCATACGGCGGGTACCGTGGTGCAGCCCGGTACCGTCCTGGCGAGCCTGGTGCCGCAGCAGGAGCGGCTCAAGGCCGAGGTCTGGGTATCCAACGAAGACATCGGCTTCGTGCGTCGCGGGCAGACCGTCAAGCTGAAGTTTGCGGCCTATCCCTTTCAGAAATACGGCATGGGACAGGGTACCGTCGAGCATGTGAGCGCTGATGCGCAAAATGAGGAGGAGGCGCGCGACGCCGGCTTGGCGGCGCCGGGGCAGCGGCCGCTGCGCTACAAGGCGCTCGTCGCGATGAGTGCCAGCGCACTGGAGATGGAAGGCCGCCGATACCCGCTGGCGGTCGGCATGCAAACGACGGCCGAAATTCTGCTGGGCGACCGCTCGGTTGTCGAGTATCTGCTCTCGCCAGTGCAAAAGGCTTGGCATGATGCGGGGCGGGAGCGATGA
- a CDS encoding phenylacetate--CoA ligase family protein — translation MPGTRQAAILALLLQMESSQWLPETALRERQSMQLRELLAHARRHCRYYRDRLPADATAWDAIPLLTRHDLQLHFDALLADRYPQAHGKTFDITTGGSTGEPVTVRRTQLTQLFWEAATLRDHLWQRRDFSGTMAIIRQFGRAVDPARPGRWGGGVFRSGPAWHLPISTDVDTQLRWLQSVNPEILLTYPPNLSALMARMGRKDIMLPRLREVRMISGTVTSALRQECQAALGVPLTDLYSAQEVGVIGLQCPDSGLLHLQSEHLLVEVLDERGQPCREGEVGQVVVTDLHNFAMPLIRYALRDWAERGPACSCGRGLPTLRSIKGRTRNMAFSPDGKQFWPALEPHRFRQVIPDLRQYQLLQTAYDAITVNLVCRSSPSARQLRMLQGMLTEALGHTYRWAWQIRENALPLTASGKYEEFMSLLSHPE, via the coding sequence ATGCCCGGCACACGCCAAGCGGCCATCCTGGCCTTGCTGCTCCAGATGGAGAGCAGCCAATGGTTGCCCGAGACTGCCTTGCGCGAACGGCAATCGATGCAGCTGCGCGAACTCCTGGCGCATGCGCGTCGCCACTGCCGCTATTACCGGGATCGCTTGCCAGCCGATGCGACGGCATGGGATGCAATCCCGTTGCTGACACGTCATGACCTGCAGCTGCATTTCGATGCCCTGCTGGCCGACAGGTACCCTCAGGCCCATGGAAAAACCTTCGATATCACGACCGGCGGTTCCACTGGGGAGCCCGTCACGGTGCGGCGCACTCAGCTGACGCAGTTGTTCTGGGAGGCGGCGACGCTGCGCGATCATCTCTGGCAGCGGCGCGACTTCTCGGGGACGATGGCCATCATTCGCCAATTTGGCCGCGCGGTGGATCCGGCCAGGCCGGGCCGATGGGGCGGTGGTGTGTTTCGCAGCGGGCCGGCGTGGCACTTGCCGATTTCGACCGATGTCGACACGCAATTGCGTTGGCTGCAGTCCGTCAATCCCGAAATCTTGCTGACCTACCCGCCCAATTTGAGCGCATTGATGGCTCGCATGGGCCGGAAGGACATAATGCTGCCGCGATTGCGGGAAGTGCGGATGATCAGCGGGACGGTCACTTCGGCATTGCGCCAGGAATGCCAGGCTGCGCTGGGTGTGCCGCTGACCGACCTGTACAGTGCCCAGGAGGTCGGCGTCATCGGTCTGCAATGCCCGGACAGCGGCTTGTTGCACCTGCAGTCCGAGCATCTGCTGGTGGAGGTGCTTGACGAGCGCGGCCAGCCTTGCCGCGAAGGCGAAGTCGGCCAGGTGGTCGTGACCGATCTGCACAACTTCGCCATGCCCCTGATTCGCTACGCGCTGCGCGACTGGGCCGAGCGCGGCCCGGCGTGTTCATGCGGGCGGGGGCTGCCAACCCTGCGCTCCATCAAGGGCAGGACCCGGAACATGGCGTTCAGCCCTGATGGCAAGCAGTTCTGGCCAGCACTGGAGCCCCATCGCTTTCGGCAGGTCATCCCGGATTTGCGTCAGTATCAACTGCTGCAAACCGCCTACGATGCCATCACCGTGAATCTGGTGTGCCGGTCGTCGCCCTCTGCGCGGCAGCTACGAATGCTGCAAGGGATGCTGACGGAAGCTCTGGGCCATACCTATCGATGGGCGTGGCAGATTCGGGAAAATGCATTGCCGCTCACCGCCAGCGGGAAGTATGAGGAGTTCATGTCTTTGCTCTCCCATCCCGAGTAA
- a CDS encoding DMT family transporter, which yields MADQNKSTRLLSALVARMRRGGSGAAAAIASKPAPASGAATGRGEPSSRAAPEGCSHGGGSGRSPIGAALVLLAAVAFSAKAVLIKLAYRYPVDAATLLSLRMAMSLPFFLAAAAWAGRDTTVPALGRRDWLEVLALGLLGYYLASLLDFLGLQYVSAGLERLILFLYPTLVLVLSALFLGRRIRRRELAALALSYGGILLAVHGAADWAGARAPLGAALVFASALAYALYLIGSGRTIRRVGPLRFTAYAMTVACAAVLLHFAVTHPWSALVLPREVYGLGLAMALVSTVLPSFLMAEGIRRIGAEQAALLGAVGPVATIFLGYLTLGEHLMPAQATGAGLVIAGVLLVTWRRA from the coding sequence ATGGCAGACCAGAACAAAAGCACCCGTCTCCTGAGCGCGCTCGTGGCCCGCATGCGGCGTGGCGGGAGCGGCGCGGCTGCGGCGATCGCGAGCAAGCCCGCTCCTGCAAGTGGCGCGGCAACCGGCCGTGGTGAACCCTCCTCCCGCGCCGCGCCGGAAGGCTGCAGCCACGGCGGGGGAAGCGGGCGCTCCCCTATCGGCGCCGCGCTCGTCCTGCTTGCGGCGGTGGCCTTTTCGGCCAAGGCGGTGCTCATCAAGCTGGCTTACCGCTACCCGGTGGACGCCGCCACGCTGCTGTCCTTGCGCATGGCAATGTCCCTGCCGTTTTTCCTGGCGGCGGCCGCCTGGGCCGGGCGCGATACGACGGTGCCGGCCCTGGGCCGCCGCGACTGGCTGGAGGTGCTGGCCTTGGGCTTGCTGGGCTACTACTTGGCCAGTCTGCTGGATTTCCTCGGGCTGCAGTACGTTTCGGCCGGGCTGGAGCGCTTGATCCTCTTTCTCTACCCGACCCTGGTGCTGGTCTTGTCCGCGCTCTTTCTCGGCCGGCGCATCCGCCGGCGCGAGCTGGCGGCCTTGGCGCTCAGTTATGGCGGCATCCTGCTGGCCGTGCATGGGGCGGCGGATTGGGCGGGCGCGCGCGCGCCTTTGGGGGCGGCGCTGGTCTTTGCCAGCGCGCTCGCCTACGCCTTGTATCTTATCGGCAGCGGGCGGACCATCCGCCGCGTTGGGCCGCTGCGCTTCACCGCCTACGCCATGACCGTCGCCTGCGCTGCCGTGCTTTTGCACTTCGCCGTGACGCACCCATGGTCGGCCCTGGTCCTGCCGCGGGAGGTCTACGGTCTCGGTCTGGCGATGGCGCTGGTGAGCACGGTGCTGCCGTCCTTCCTCATGGCCGAAGGCATCCGCCGCATCGGCGCCGAGCAGGCGGCGCTGCTCGGCGCGGTGGGGCCGGTGGCCACCATCTTCCTGGGCTATCTGACGCTGGGCGAGCACCTGATGCCAGCGCAGGCGACGGGCGCCGGGCTGGTGATCGCCGGCGTGCTGCTGGTCACCTGGCGGCGGGCGTGA
- a CDS encoding energy transducer TonB codes for MSFILSRHADPPIPKSSWPRAAALALGLHAGLAVLLTRVGGVPVTPPLPAPVLQARLLTLAPSAPMLPAARPSPPTEPEAAPSMSPARPTAAPQQAARSARPAPARPGPPPESPVAESARPPAATFQASAAPEAAPPTGAAAAADTPATVPATASLTPATQPPAAGAAEAPSLQLPSFDAAYLDNPPPDYPLAARRLGLQGAVILRVLVSPAGLPAEIKLAQSSQSPLLDDAALRAVRRWRFVPGRRGDTPVAAWVEVPIRFRLNDA; via the coding sequence ATGTCCTTTATCCTGTCACGCCATGCGGACCCGCCGATCCCGAAGTCCTCGTGGCCGCGGGCGGCGGCGCTCGCCCTGGGCCTGCATGCCGGACTGGCCGTGCTGCTGACCCGGGTGGGCGGTGTCCCCGTCACGCCTCCGCTGCCGGCGCCGGTGCTGCAGGCGCGGCTGTTGACCCTGGCGCCATCCGCGCCCATGCTCCCGGCCGCCCGGCCGTCGCCCCCGACCGAACCCGAAGCCGCGCCAAGCATGTCGCCAGCACGGCCGACAGCGGCTCCGCAACAGGCCGCGAGATCTGCGCGCCCCGCACCCGCGCGACCGGGCCCGCCCCCCGAGTCACCGGTAGCGGAAAGCGCACGCCCCCCCGCTGCCACGTTCCAGGCAAGTGCCGCACCCGAGGCGGCACCGCCGACCGGCGCCGCGGCCGCGGCAGACACCCCCGCCACTGTCCCGGCGACCGCCAGCCTGACGCCCGCCACCCAGCCGCCGGCTGCCGGCGCCGCCGAGGCGCCAAGCCTGCAACTCCCCTCCTTCGATGCCGCCTACCTGGACAATCCGCCGCCGGACTACCCGCTGGCGGCCCGCCGCCTGGGCCTGCAGGGCGCCGTCATCCTGCGCGTGCTGGTCAGCCCCGCCGGCCTGCCCGCCGAAATCAAGCTGGCCCAAAGCTCCCAAAGCCCGCTCCTGGACGACGCCGCCCTGCGCGCCGTACGCCGCTGGCGCTTCGTGCCCGGCCGGCGCGGCGACACGCCGGTGGCTGCCTGGGTGGAGGTGCCGATCCGCTTTCGCTTGAACGACGCCTGA
- a CDS encoding carbon-nitrogen hydrolase family protein, whose protein sequence is MTRVAAVQMVSSHELEANLARAGQLLQEAAASGAALAVLPENFAFMGQKETDKLAVAEPAGQGPIQEWLARQARELGLWLVGGSIPLQDPDSPLPVSACLVFDAEGRQQARYDKLHLFDVDLPGGESYRESNTLTPGRAPVTVDTPFGRLGLAICYDLRFPELFRHYAEAGAEILTIPSAFTRTTGQAHWDVLVRARAIENLAYVIAPNQGGQHSNGRATFGASQVVDPWGQVMGRLQNGSGVVLADLDPALMQQHRSALPALRHRRL, encoded by the coding sequence ATGACCCGCGTTGCCGCCGTCCAGATGGTGTCCAGCCACGAGCTCGAAGCCAACCTCGCCCGCGCCGGCCAACTCCTGCAGGAAGCCGCCGCCAGCGGCGCGGCCCTGGCCGTGCTGCCCGAAAACTTCGCCTTCATGGGCCAGAAGGAAACGGACAAGCTGGCCGTCGCCGAGCCGGCGGGACAGGGCCCCATCCAGGAATGGCTGGCGCGCCAGGCGCGGGAACTGGGCCTGTGGCTGGTGGGCGGCAGCATCCCCCTGCAGGATCCGGACAGCCCGCTGCCCGTGTCCGCCTGCCTGGTCTTCGATGCCGAGGGCCGGCAACAGGCCCGCTACGACAAGCTCCACCTCTTCGACGTGGACCTGCCCGGCGGCGAGTCCTACCGCGAATCCAACACCCTGACGCCCGGCCGCGCGCCGGTAACGGTGGATACCCCCTTCGGACGCCTGGGCCTGGCCATCTGCTACGACCTGCGCTTTCCCGAGCTCTTCCGCCACTACGCCGAGGCCGGCGCGGAGATTCTCACCATCCCCAGCGCCTTCACCCGCACCACCGGCCAAGCCCACTGGGACGTGCTGGTGCGCGCCCGCGCCATCGAAAACCTGGCCTACGTGATCGCTCCCAACCAAGGCGGCCAGCACAGCAACGGCCGCGCCACCTTCGGCGCCAGCCAGGTGGTCGATCCGTGGGGCCAGGTCATGGGTCGGCTGCAAAACGGCAGCGGCGTGGTGTTGGCCGATCTCGATCCCGCGCTGATGCAGCAGCACCGCAGCGCCCTGCCCGCCCTGCGCCACCGGCGCCTGTAA